From a single Hippoglossus stenolepis isolate QCI-W04-F060 chromosome 2, HSTE1.2, whole genome shotgun sequence genomic region:
- the timm10 gene encoding mitochondrial import inner membrane translocase subunit Tim10 produces the protein MDPMKAQQLAAELEVEMMADMYNRMTNACHRKCVPPHYKEAELTKGESVCLDRCVAKYLDLHEKLGRKLTDLSVQDEELMRKAAVGGE, from the exons ATGGATCCCATGAAGGCCCAGCAGCTGGCGGCGGAGCTAGAGGTGGAGATGATGGCAGACATGTACAACCG AATGACCAACGCCTGCCACAGGAAGTGTGTACCGCCACACTACAAGGAGGCGGAGCTGACAAAGGGGGAGTCGGTGTGCCTGGACCGCTGCGTGGCCAAATACCTGGACCTCCATGAGAAGCTGGGTCGCAAGCTGACAGACCTCTCTGTGCAGGACGAGGAACTGATGAGGAAAGCAGCTGTCGGCGGCGAATAG
- the cryba1l2 gene encoding crystallin, beta A1, like 2, producing the protein MYRVNKTSMTIPMSFPSMGTAPFFKVTVFEQEHFQGKNMEFTSECGNINDCGLDNIRSIRVESGAWVGFEHHSFQGQQFILERGEYPSWDAFSGSLSYHTERLISLRPIYCASHQSSRMKIFERENFQGRSTELGDDYPSLQAMGWLMPEVGSMHVQCGAFVCYEYPGYRGQQYIMECEKHSGDYQHWRNWGSHCQTPKIQSIRRIRH; encoded by the exons ATGTACAGAGTCAATAAAACCAGCATGACCATACCCATGTCCTTCCCCAGCATGGGTACAGCCCCTTTCTttaag GTGACTGTGTTTGAGCAGGAGCATTTCCAGGGCAAGAATATGGAATTCACGTCCGAGTGCGGCAACATCAACGACTGCGGCCTGGACAACATCCGTTCCATCCGAGTCGAGAGTGGAGC CTGGGTGGGCTTCGAGCACCACAGCTTCCAGGGCCAGCAGTTTATCCTGGAGAGAGGCGAGTACCCCAGCTGGGACGCCTTCAGCGGCTCCCTCTCCTATCACACAGAGCGCCTCATCTCCCTTCGCCCCATCTACTGTGCC TCGCACCAGAGCAGCCGCATGAAGATCTTTGAGAGGGAGAACTTCCAGGGCCGCAGCACTGAGCTGGGCGACGACTACCCCTCCCTGCAGGCCATGGGCTGGCTCATGCCTGAGGTGGGCTCCATGCATGTGCAGTGTGGAGC CTTTGTGTGCTATGAGTACCCGGGCTACAGAGGCCAGCAGTACATCATGGAGTGTGAGAAACACAGTGGAGACTACCAGCACTGGAGGAACTGGGGCTCCCACTGCCAGACTCCCAAGATCCAGTCCATCAGACGCATCAGGCACTGA
- the unc93b1 gene encoding protein unc-93 homolog B1, which yields MEAIDGEEHARDADLVALPDGGNNELQHVGQEENLQGQMEEFLGPHSEYNEEEEERKYYRRKRLGVIKNVLAASVGAMIVYSVYMGLLQMQLILHYDMTYREVKYSNLGLEDIDRKMLMGINVTPIIGLLYTPVLIRFLGTKWMMFLASGIYALFVSTNYWERYYTLVPSAVAIGVAIVPLWASLGNYITRMAQQYYEYVNYKEEHVQEQKKLPKGVCHRYIIIFQSIFHIIFHLSFVFAEFPMRLVLNSYLHENKHILCNVKACGAVVSGLIPGFNTTVLTKLPRSMLLIQVESVLMGFAFLSMIIFLVLCGAAYRPTEEIDLRSIGWGNIFQLPFKHLRDYRLRLLCPFFFYSGFEVLFAISGISLTYGVCILGLDKLWLLIIVYGFSCSIFSSLSLCSLRLPRWVCLLSGAAVHFVLLVALMVFSLKRMPNESYEQYLGPLLVIIVLWGLGTALNKTGLSTLLSMLYAEEKERLDFVYTIYHWCQAIAIFIVYLWSHLPMRAKISILLVTLLIASYCYCVMERRLARDVRPRLPRIPRPRHKVKGYRYLEEDNSDESDSERSEEDKEENREDEEHVLEEMGAEGREERGQDGGAHGADSPIARRRGAAGHHQNRDGANVNGGEREEHEGL from the exons ATGGAGGCAATTGATGGAGAAGAGCACGCCAGAGATGCTGATCTTGTAGCACTTCCTGACGGCGGCAATAATGAACTGCAGCATGTGGGGCAAGAGGAAAACCTGCAGGGCCAG ATGGAGGAGTTCTTGGGTCCGCACTCAGAGTacaatgaggaggaggaggagaggaaatactACAGGAGGAAGAGGCTGGGGGTCATCAAGAATGTTCTTGCAGCCAGTGTTGGAGCCATGATTGTGTACAGTGTATATATGG GCCTTCTGCAAATGCAACTGATCCTTCATTATGATATGACGTACCGTGAGGTGAAGTATAGCAACCTTGGCTTAGAGGACATTGACCGCAAGATGTTGATGGGCATTAACGTCACACCTATTATAGGCCTGCTGTATACCCCTGTTCTCATcag GTTTCTTGGTACAAAGTGGATGATGTTCCTGGCTTCAGGAATCTACGCCCTCTTTGTCTCAACCAATTACTGGGAGCGTTACTACACCTTGGTTCCGTCAGCCGTGGCCATTGGCGTGGCCATAGTTCCACTCTGGGCCTCCTTGGGAAATTACATCACCAG GATGGCACAGCAGTACTACGAGTACGTCAACTACAAGGAAGAGCATGTGCAGGAGCAAAAGAAGCTTCCTAAAGGAGTGTGCCACCGCTACATCATCATCTTCCAGTCAATCTTCCACATCATCTTCCAC TTGAGTTTTGTCTTTGCGGAGTTCCCCATGCGTCTGGTCCTCAACAGCTACCTGCATGAGAACAAGCACATTCTCTGCAATGTCAAAGCCTGTG GTGCAGTTGTCAGTGGACTGATCCCTGGCTTCAACACCACCGTGCTGACAAAACTGCCTCGCTCCATGCTGCTCATCCAGGTGGAGAGTGTCCTCATGGGCTTCGCCTTCCTGTCCATGATCATT TTCCTTGTCCTGTGTGGCGCCGCCTACAGGCCAACAGAGGAGATTGACCTGCGGAGCATCGGCTGGGGAAACATCTTCCAGCTGCCATTCAAACACCTGAGGGACTACCGCCTGCGACTCCTCTGCCCCTTCTTTTTCTATAGCGGCTTTGAAGTGCTGTTTGCCATCAGCGGAATCTCTCTG ACCTATGGTGTCTGCATTTTGGGCCTGGACAAGCTGTGGCTCCTGATCATCGTCTACGGCTTCTCctgctccatcttctcctccctctccctctgcagcctaCGCCTCCCGCGCTGGGTGTGTTTGTTGAGCGGCGCTGCCGTGCACTTTGTGTTGCTGGTGGCTCTCATGGTGTTCTCTCTAAAGCGCATGCCGAACGAGTCCTACGAACAGTATCTGGGCCCTCTGCTGGTGATCATTGTGCTGTGGGGTCTCGGCACCGCACTGAACAAGACGGGCCTCAGCA CTCTGCTCAGTATGCTGTATGCGGAGGAAAAAGAACGTCTGGACTTTGTGTACACCATCTATCACTGGTGCCAGGCCATCGCCATCTTCATAGTCTACCTCTGGTCCCACCTGCCTATGAGG GCCAAAATCTCCATCCTTTTGGTCACTTTACTGATAGCCTCTTACTGCTACTGTGTGATGGAGCGTCGGCTGGCCAGGGATGTGCGCCCCAGACTGCCTCGCATTCCTCGGCCACGGCACAAG GTAAAAGGCTACCGCTACCTGGAAGAGGACAACTCAGATGAGTCAGACTcggagagaagtgaggaggacaaggaggagaaCAGGGAGGACGAAGAGCATGTGTTGGAAGAGATGGGAGCAGAGGGCAGGGAGGAAAGGGGCCAGGATGGAGGGGCCCACGGAGCTGACTCACCTATagccaggaggagaggagcagcaggtcaCCACCAGAATCGGGATGGCGCCAATGtcaatgggggagagagggaagagcaTGAGGGAttgtga